One Luteibacter aegosomaticola genomic window carries:
- the hisN gene encoding histidinol-phosphatase produces MSVPVSLSAAERTEFEAFATGIANNARALSLPRFRRPVDVMVKRDMSPVTAVDRGVESMLRERIEMAWPAHGLLGEEYGATRVDAEFVWSIDPIDGTRSFISGWPLWGTLIALLRGGKPVLGVLDMPVLDERWVGHVGVGTTMNGVRCHTSACQALAEATLYTTTPDMFTPDEWARFDRTSQAAHARRFGGDCYSYGMLASGHIDAVIESNLMPYDYLAIAPVVEAAGGVMTDWEGQALGLQSGGRVVAAATPELHAAIIASLKD; encoded by the coding sequence GTGAGCGTCCCTGTTTCGCTGTCCGCCGCTGAGCGGACTGAATTCGAGGCCTTTGCCACCGGCATCGCCAACAATGCACGCGCTTTGTCTCTCCCACGTTTCCGCCGGCCGGTCGATGTGATGGTCAAGCGCGACATGAGCCCGGTCACCGCCGTGGATCGTGGCGTGGAATCGATGCTGCGCGAGCGCATCGAGATGGCGTGGCCGGCCCACGGCCTGCTGGGCGAGGAATACGGCGCCACGCGCGTGGACGCGGAGTTCGTGTGGTCCATCGATCCCATCGACGGCACGCGCAGCTTCATTTCCGGCTGGCCGCTGTGGGGTACGCTGATCGCCTTGCTGCGCGGCGGAAAGCCCGTATTGGGGGTGCTCGACATGCCGGTGCTCGATGAACGCTGGGTGGGTCATGTGGGCGTCGGCACCACGATGAATGGCGTGCGTTGCCACACGAGTGCATGCCAGGCGCTGGCCGAGGCCACGCTCTACACCACCACGCCGGACATGTTCACGCCCGACGAGTGGGCCCGTTTCGACCGCACCAGCCAGGCCGCGCATGCGCGCCGCTTCGGTGGCGATTGCTATAGCTACGGCATGCTCGCGTCCGGCCATATCGATGCCGTGATCGAATCCAATCTCATGCCGTACGACTACCTGGCCATCGCGCCTGTGGTCGAGGCCGCTGGTGGCGTCATGACCGATTGGGAAGGCCAGGCACTCGGTCTGCAGAGCGGTGGCCGCGTGGTGGCTGCCGCGACGCCGGAGCTGCATGCCGCCATCATTGCTTCACTGAAGGACTGA
- a CDS encoding phosphocholine-specific phospholipase C, which translates to MFSSDRRRFLQGAAATAAASLIAQGFPASIARALATAPDRRTGTLADVGHVVILMQENRSFDHYFGTLRGVRGFNDPRVLELGNGDPVWKQPTTATHTKFWKSRGIGADVGWVYPFHLDTRASGDHHEGTDHGWSTGHGSWNLGRNDRWIEQKQDVLTMAYLRREDASFHYALADAFTVCDAYHASALADTAINRIYLWSGTSDPAGRLGSKDNGPGTEERAHTNGYTWTTYPERLEKAGVSWRVYQGGTGEPGSPTDNYTDNSLEFFAAYQVQEGADPKSRLVRNGVSTHTLRDLRADVVHDRLPQVTWIVAPYKYSEHPTSSPADGAYYIRAVLDALTANTKVWSRTVLFLNYDENDGFFDHVVAPAPPLKNGEGGVVSASLVDGLRDEVMDLDAHPRISSPIVPDSDPKGLQVVGLGNRVPMIVVSPWTRGGWVCSETFDHTSVLRFLEKRFGVEEPNISSWRRAVCGDLTSCFDFAGTHDSKVPTIAVPGGSDGKVPITVPAEQVMPQQEPGVRPARVLGYAWTLEHRLEGGRSHLAFNNAGVLGAAFLVYDGLDRDAPPRRYTACAGDRIEDSWALAPSGDAYNRRVHGPNGYFAALRGFADDTLEAVVHGVAGERRVEVAITNHGKTRAACRVSNAYDTEEPRHVNIDAGATETVAIDLAGSAGWYDVSITTPEAPRYLRRYAGHHEDGNPATSDPGPR; encoded by the coding sequence ATGTTTTCCAGCGACCGCCGCCGGTTCCTGCAGGGCGCAGCCGCCACCGCCGCCGCGTCGCTGATCGCGCAGGGTTTTCCGGCGAGCATCGCGCGGGCACTCGCCACGGCACCGGACCGCCGTACGGGCACGCTCGCCGATGTGGGCCACGTGGTGATCCTGATGCAGGAAAACCGCTCGTTCGACCACTACTTCGGCACGCTGCGCGGCGTTCGCGGGTTCAACGACCCACGCGTGCTTGAACTGGGTAACGGCGATCCGGTGTGGAAGCAGCCGACGACGGCGACCCACACGAAGTTCTGGAAATCACGCGGCATCGGTGCGGATGTGGGCTGGGTGTATCCGTTCCATCTTGATACGCGCGCCAGCGGGGATCACCACGAAGGCACCGACCACGGCTGGAGCACCGGTCATGGTTCGTGGAACCTGGGCCGCAACGATCGCTGGATCGAGCAGAAGCAGGATGTGCTCACCATGGCCTATCTGCGCCGGGAGGATGCCTCCTTCCACTACGCGCTGGCCGACGCCTTCACCGTGTGCGACGCCTACCATGCGTCCGCACTGGCCGATACCGCGATCAACCGCATTTACCTCTGGAGCGGCACGTCGGATCCGGCTGGCCGGCTGGGCAGCAAGGACAACGGGCCCGGCACCGAAGAGCGCGCCCATACGAACGGCTATACGTGGACGACCTACCCGGAACGGCTGGAAAAGGCCGGCGTGTCCTGGCGCGTTTACCAGGGCGGTACCGGCGAGCCCGGTTCGCCGACCGATAACTACACCGACAATTCGCTGGAGTTCTTCGCCGCGTACCAGGTCCAGGAAGGCGCGGATCCGAAGAGCCGGCTCGTGCGCAATGGTGTTTCGACGCACACGTTGCGCGACTTGCGCGCTGATGTCGTCCATGACCGCCTGCCGCAGGTGACGTGGATCGTGGCGCCGTACAAGTACAGCGAGCACCCCACCTCGTCGCCTGCGGATGGGGCGTATTACATCCGTGCCGTGCTGGACGCGCTCACCGCGAACACGAAAGTGTGGAGCCGTACGGTGCTGTTCCTCAACTACGATGAAAACGATGGGTTCTTCGACCATGTCGTCGCGCCCGCGCCGCCGCTGAAGAACGGCGAAGGCGGCGTGGTTTCCGCTTCGCTGGTGGACGGCTTGCGCGACGAGGTGATGGATCTCGATGCGCATCCGCGCATCTCCAGTCCCATCGTCCCCGATAGCGACCCGAAGGGCCTGCAGGTCGTCGGGCTCGGCAACCGTGTGCCCATGATCGTCGTATCGCCGTGGACTCGCGGCGGCTGGGTCTGCAGCGAGACCTTCGACCATACGTCGGTGCTGCGTTTCCTCGAAAAACGCTTTGGTGTCGAGGAGCCGAACATCAGCAGCTGGCGCCGCGCGGTATGCGGTGACCTCACCAGTTGTTTCGATTTCGCAGGCACGCACGATAGCAAGGTGCCTACGATTGCCGTGCCGGGCGGTTCCGATGGCAAGGTGCCCATTACCGTGCCTGCCGAACAGGTGATGCCGCAGCAGGAGCCGGGCGTGCGTCCCGCGCGAGTGCTTGGTTACGCCTGGACGCTTGAGCACCGGCTCGAAGGCGGACGCAGCCACCTGGCCTTCAATAACGCCGGCGTGCTTGGTGCGGCTTTCCTCGTTTACGACGGCCTCGATCGTGATGCGCCGCCGCGCCGCTATACCGCCTGCGCGGGAGACCGCATCGAAGACAGCTGGGCACTGGCGCCCTCGGGCGATGCATACAACCGCCGCGTCCACGGCCCGAACGGTTACTTTGCGGCCTTGCGCGGCTTCGCCGACGACACGCTGGAAGCGGTCGTGCATGGCGTGGCCGGCGAGCGCCGTGTCGAAGTCGCTATCACGAACCACGGCAAGACCCGTGCGGCTTGCCGCGTAAGCAATGCCTATGACACGGAAGAACCGCGCCACGTGAACATCGACGCCGGCGCCACGGAAACGGTCGCCATCGACCTGGCAGGCAGCGCCGGCTGGTACGACGTAAGCATCACGACCCCTGAAGCCCCGCGTTACCTGCGTCGATACGCCGGCCACCACGAAGACGGTAATCCGGCCACGAGCGACCCCGGCCCGCGATAA
- the prmB gene encoding 50S ribosomal protein L3 N(5)-glutamine methyltransferase, translating to MTSELSSIIDFIRYGASRFSAAGLTFGHSHDNPIDEATHLVLAALHLPPDLPPAYGAGTLVAAEREKILALIEKRITDRVPVAYLVGETWFAGLKFKSDSRALVPRSPIAELIEGGFHPWLEDRHVERALDLCTGSGCIGIAMAEYNPHWQVDIVDISDDALSLANENIVYQHVEERVRAVKSDLFSGVQGEVYDLIVSNPPYVTNDEYAAMPAEYSHEPVLGLTSGDDGLDITLRMLDEAADHLSEDGLLIVEVGDSEHALVNLLPRVPFVWLEFKVGQMGIFALERRDLVAHAADIAAVRAARN from the coding sequence GTGACCAGCGAACTCAGCTCCATCATCGATTTCATCCGCTACGGCGCCAGCCGCTTCTCCGCCGCAGGCCTCACCTTCGGCCATAGCCATGACAATCCGATCGACGAGGCCACCCACCTGGTCCTGGCTGCCCTCCACCTGCCGCCCGATCTGCCGCCCGCCTACGGTGCCGGCACCCTCGTCGCGGCCGAGCGTGAGAAAATCCTCGCCCTCATCGAAAAGCGCATCACCGACCGCGTCCCCGTCGCCTACCTGGTAGGCGAAACCTGGTTCGCCGGCCTCAAGTTCAAGAGCGACAGCCGCGCCCTCGTGCCGCGCTCGCCGATCGCCGAGCTCATCGAAGGCGGCTTCCACCCCTGGCTCGAAGACCGCCACGTCGAGCGCGCCCTCGACCTGTGCACCGGTTCCGGCTGCATCGGCATCGCCATGGCTGAGTACAACCCGCACTGGCAGGTCGATATCGTCGACATCAGCGACGATGCGCTCAGCCTCGCCAACGAAAACATCGTCTACCAGCACGTCGAAGAGCGCGTCCGCGCCGTCAAGTCCGACCTGTTCTCCGGGGTGCAGGGCGAGGTGTACGACCTCATCGTGTCGAACCCGCCGTACGTCACCAACGACGAATATGCGGCCATGCCGGCCGAATATAGCCATGAACCGGTCCTTGGCCTGACATCCGGCGATGATGGACTGGACATCACCCTGCGCATGCTCGACGAAGCCGCCGACCACCTCAGCGAAGATGGCCTGCTGATCGTGGAAGTCGGTGACAGCGAGCATGCCCTGGTCAACCTCCTGCCGCGCGTCCCGTTCGTGTGGCTGGAATTTAAGGTCGGCCAGATGGGTATCTTCGCCCTCGAACGCCGCGACCTGGTCGCCCACGCCGCGGACATCGCCGCAGTGCGCGCCGCGCGGAACTAA
- the aroC gene encoding chorismate synthase: protein MSSNTFGKLLSVTTFGESHGPAIGCVVDGCPPGLPLEASEFRPDLERRATGRSRHTSQRREADDIEILSGVYEGVTTGTPIALLIRNTDARSKDYGNILDTFRPGHADYTYWQKYGVRDPRGGGRSSARETTMRVAAGVIAKKWLAHRYGVTVQGHVSQIGEVTPRGFEAEAIETSPFFWPFAEQIPELEAYMDALRKSGDSVGAKVTVVADGVPAGWGEPIYGKLDGELAAAMMSINAVKGVEIGDGFDAVHQRGTQHRDEITAQGFLSNHAGGILGGIATGQPVVVSMAFKPTSSILVPGRSVDRAGNATEVVTKGRHDPCVGIRAVPIAEAMLALVLMDQALRHRAQCGDVVPMPPQIPGTIQE from the coding sequence GTGTCCTCCAATACGTTCGGCAAGCTCCTCTCCGTTACCACCTTCGGCGAAAGCCACGGCCCGGCGATCGGGTGCGTGGTCGATGGGTGCCCCCCGGGGCTCCCGCTGGAGGCCAGCGAATTCCGGCCCGACCTCGAGCGGCGCGCCACCGGCCGCTCCAGGCACACCTCGCAGCGCCGCGAGGCGGACGATATCGAAATCCTCTCGGGCGTCTACGAAGGCGTGACCACCGGCACGCCCATTGCCCTTTTGATCCGCAATACCGATGCGCGGTCAAAGGATTACGGCAACATCCTCGACACCTTCCGCCCGGGCCACGCCGACTACACCTACTGGCAGAAGTACGGTGTGCGCGACCCGCGCGGCGGCGGCCGCTCGTCGGCGCGCGAGACCACCATGCGTGTCGCGGCGGGTGTCATCGCCAAGAAATGGCTGGCCCATCGCTACGGGGTGACGGTGCAGGGCCACGTCAGCCAGATTGGCGAGGTCACCCCGCGTGGCTTCGAGGCCGAGGCGATCGAAACCAGCCCGTTCTTCTGGCCGTTTGCCGAGCAGATCCCCGAGCTCGAGGCTTATATGGATGCACTGCGCAAGTCGGGTGATTCCGTGGGCGCCAAGGTCACGGTGGTTGCCGATGGCGTGCCGGCGGGATGGGGCGAACCCATCTACGGCAAGCTCGATGGCGAACTCGCCGCGGCCATGATGTCGATCAACGCCGTGAAGGGCGTGGAGATCGGCGACGGCTTCGATGCCGTGCACCAGCGTGGCACCCAGCACCGTGACGAGATCACCGCCCAGGGTTTCCTTTCCAACCACGCGGGCGGGATCCTGGGTGGCATCGCCACTGGCCAGCCCGTGGTGGTGTCCATGGCCTTCAAGCCAACCTCGAGCATCCTGGTCCCGGGTCGCAGCGTCGACCGCGCTGGGAACGCCACCGAAGTGGTCACGAAGGGCCGGCATGATCCCTGTGTCGGCATCCGCGCCGTGCCTATCGCCGAGGCCATGCTGGCCCTCGTGCTGATGGACCAGGCACTGCGTCACCGTGCCCAGTGTGGTGACGTGGTGCCGATGCCGCCGCAGATCCCCGGCACGATCCAGGAGTAA
- a CDS encoding 2-hydroxyacid dehydrogenase — MSKPKVWISRPFFPDIVDRLREHFDVTQEAEERAYSADELVAHLRDADAAILGLADRIDAAVLKHTPKLRFVANTGVGYNNLDIDALTEAGVGASNTPDVLNETVADYAWALMLAAARRVGEAERWLRAGQWKGSRFEGWLGADVHGKTIGILGMGRIGQAIARRAAGFRSPVIYHNRSRLDAAIEKECGATYVDKATLLARADHLILVLPFTPANRHTIGAAELKAMKPTATLTNIARGGIVDDEALARALADGEIAAAALDVFEGEPKVHPDLLEQDNVVLSPHIASASRDTRRDMASLAVDNVLAAFGHGPCAGRPPTILNPGVLADAS; from the coding sequence ATGAGCAAGCCGAAGGTCTGGATCTCCAGGCCGTTCTTCCCCGATATCGTCGACCGCCTGCGCGAGCATTTCGATGTCACGCAGGAAGCCGAGGAGCGGGCTTATTCGGCCGACGAGCTCGTGGCGCACCTGCGCGATGCGGACGCGGCCATCCTTGGCCTGGCCGACCGGATCGATGCCGCCGTGCTGAAGCACACGCCGAAGCTGCGCTTCGTGGCCAATACCGGCGTGGGCTACAACAACCTCGATATCGACGCGCTCACCGAAGCCGGCGTGGGTGCCTCGAATACGCCCGATGTGCTCAACGAGACCGTGGCCGACTACGCCTGGGCGCTGATGCTTGCGGCCGCCCGCCGGGTGGGCGAGGCCGAGCGCTGGCTCAGGGCAGGGCAGTGGAAGGGGTCGCGCTTCGAGGGCTGGCTGGGCGCGGATGTGCACGGCAAGACCATCGGCATCCTTGGCATGGGCCGGATTGGCCAGGCGATCGCCCGTCGCGCCGCCGGCTTCCGCTCGCCCGTGATCTACCACAACCGGTCGCGCCTGGATGCCGCCATCGAAAAGGAATGCGGCGCCACCTACGTGGACAAGGCCACCCTGCTGGCCCGGGCGGATCACCTGATCCTGGTGTTGCCGTTTACCCCGGCCAACCGCCACACCATTGGCGCGGCCGAGCTGAAGGCCATGAAGCCCACGGCCACGCTGACCAATATCGCCCGAGGGGGTATCGTCGATGACGAGGCCCTGGCCCGGGCGCTGGCCGACGGCGAGATCGCCGCGGCGGCCCTCGATGTGTTCGAGGGCGAGCCAAAGGTCCACCCGGACCTGCTTGAACAGGACAATGTGGTGCTAAGTCCGCACATCGCTAGCGCAAGTCGCGACACACGTCGCGATATGGCTTCGCTGGCTGTGGACAATGTGCTGGCTGCGTTTGGGCATGGTCCCTGCGCCGGTCGGCCGCCCACGATCCTCAACCCGGGCGTGCTGGCTGACGCCAGCTAG
- a CDS encoding aspartate-semialdehyde dehydrogenase, whose amino-acid sequence MSKKTSYKVAMVGATGAVGETLLAILAERDFPVSELIPLASERSAGGTVDFAGKPCVVKDLAKFDFAGVDIAFFSAGGSVSREHAPRAAAAGAVVIDNTSEFRYQDDIPLVVSEVNPHAIADYTVRGIIANPNCSTMGMLVALAPIYREVGIERINVATYQSVSGAGRSGLEELGKQTAQMLNFQDVESAKFPKQIAFNVIPHIDDFQANGYTKEEMKMVWETRKILEDPSIQVNPTAVRVPVFYGHSEAVHIETRDKITADRARELLEQAEGVVVIDERQAGGYPTPVSDAAGKDPVFVGRIREDISHEHGLDLWVVSDNIRKGAALNAVQIAEILIRDYL is encoded by the coding sequence ATGAGCAAGAAGACGAGTTACAAGGTGGCCATGGTGGGCGCGACCGGTGCGGTCGGCGAAACCCTCCTCGCGATCCTGGCCGAGCGGGACTTTCCCGTGAGCGAACTGATTCCCCTGGCGAGCGAGCGCTCGGCGGGCGGTACCGTCGATTTCGCTGGAAAACCTTGTGTCGTCAAAGACCTGGCCAAATTCGACTTCGCTGGCGTCGACATCGCCTTCTTCTCGGCCGGCGGTTCGGTTAGCCGCGAGCACGCTCCGCGTGCCGCTGCGGCCGGTGCCGTGGTCATCGATAACACCTCGGAATTCCGTTACCAGGATGATATTCCCCTGGTCGTCTCCGAGGTGAACCCGCACGCCATCGCTGACTACACCGTGCGCGGCATCATCGCCAATCCGAACTGCTCCACCATGGGCATGCTCGTGGCGCTGGCGCCGATCTACCGTGAGGTGGGCATTGAGCGGATCAATGTCGCCACCTACCAGTCGGTCTCTGGCGCGGGCCGTAGCGGCCTGGAAGAGCTGGGCAAGCAGACCGCCCAGATGTTGAATTTCCAGGACGTCGAGTCGGCCAAGTTCCCGAAGCAGATTGCCTTCAACGTCATCCCGCACATCGACGACTTCCAGGCCAATGGCTACACCAAGGAAGAAATGAAGATGGTCTGGGAGACCCGGAAGATCCTGGAAGACCCATCCATCCAGGTGAACCCGACGGCCGTCCGCGTGCCGGTGTTCTACGGCCATTCCGAGGCCGTGCACATCGAGACCCGCGACAAGATCACCGCGGATCGTGCCCGCGAGCTGCTCGAGCAGGCCGAGGGCGTGGTGGTAATCGACGAGCGCCAGGCGGGTGGTTACCCGACCCCGGTGAGCGACGCTGCGGGCAAGGATCCGGTGTTCGTCGGCCGTATCCGCGAGGACATCTCGCACGAGCACGGCCTCGACCTGTGGGTGGTTTCCGACAATATCCGTAAGGGCGCGGCGCTCAATGCCGTGCAGATCGCGGAAATCCTGATCAGGGATTACCTGTAA
- a CDS encoding FimV/HubP family polar landmark protein: MNRTLKLSIMLALAMGGSQALAQSLGAVQVHSTMDQPLSAEIPLTGVTGNPSDLHVALASDEAFSRAGLSKAGMPVQLSFTVGKNAAGQPVIHVTSGAPVRDTYLDFLVEIDAGKGPAVIREVTMLLDPPGTPAAAASSSSRPSRTENVPSRVPAKPSETRATTGHARASSAPSAQAANGSIGPVQRGQTLSTIARDNAGGADINQMLVALHKANPDAFYRDNINALKTGAVLRMPSQDDIQAQTAATALAEVRRQNEAWRSGAARAPASVADGASAGSTAPAKASTPKSDRLAIVPAKEGGDAASTRAGVKGGTGDAQVAGLKQELTTSQEAVASLKQQGAELKSRVGDLEAINTKNERLLSLKDTEIAELQRKLADARKKAGQPASAASAPAPAATAAAPAAEAPAVAATPAQASTPAPAASAPNAATANAPANTSTPAPAATVATTPLAAPAAAAPPAAKPAPKKVVIAPPVEEDPWFMQPWAWGGGAVVILLLLVAAVFGRRKKAIAAGPVAPSSLADRFGQEPSFSGFDLDNDGHMDADQREIIDALAEHPDDIGLHLELVSLYYGRRDVDHFEAAAEAMYAHVTDPEQAEWREVVMMGEEIAPSHPLFGGQPVETVEDPYEGDTYAPSHNTLGGDAALEAFDLGSYVTSPDEDAQPAQPAPQKRSEYHFNFDLTPVQRAEADSRPHAPDVFDVDAPESPYTEAHDAAPAFGDILKEEKAPAEERSTWSFDEEDTVVEPVAPATPAEPPRFDEPTFTDEEPTDAVGSESFSDDPVDTKLDLARAYLDMGDAEGARLMLDEVISEGTQMQKDTARRILDGIA; this comes from the coding sequence ATGAACCGTACTTTGAAGCTGTCGATCATGCTGGCGCTTGCCATGGGAGGCAGCCAGGCCCTGGCCCAGAGCCTCGGGGCGGTCCAGGTCCACTCCACCATGGACCAGCCGCTGTCGGCCGAGATCCCCCTCACGGGTGTTACCGGTAACCCGAGCGACCTGCATGTCGCCCTGGCATCCGATGAAGCCTTTTCCCGCGCGGGCCTGAGCAAGGCCGGCATGCCGGTGCAGCTCAGCTTCACCGTCGGCAAGAACGCGGCCGGCCAGCCGGTGATCCATGTCACCAGTGGCGCCCCGGTGCGCGATACCTATCTCGACTTCCTGGTGGAGATCGACGCGGGCAAGGGCCCCGCCGTGATCCGCGAAGTCACCATGCTGCTCGACCCGCCGGGTACACCCGCTGCGGCCGCTTCCTCGTCGTCGCGCCCGTCGCGCACCGAGAACGTACCGTCGCGCGTGCCGGCCAAGCCTAGCGAGACGCGCGCCACCACGGGCCACGCCCGGGCTTCGTCGGCGCCTTCGGCCCAGGCGGCCAATGGCAGCATCGGCCCGGTCCAGCGCGGCCAGACCCTTTCGACCATCGCCCGCGACAACGCTGGCGGCGCCGACATCAACCAGATGCTGGTGGCGCTGCACAAGGCCAATCCGGACGCGTTCTACCGCGACAACATCAATGCCCTGAAGACCGGCGCCGTGTTGCGCATGCCGTCGCAGGACGATATCCAGGCCCAGACCGCCGCCACGGCGCTGGCCGAAGTCCGCCGCCAGAACGAAGCGTGGCGCTCGGGCGCCGCGCGCGCACCGGCCTCCGTGGCCGACGGCGCATCGGCCGGCAGCACCGCACCGGCCAAGGCCAGCACCCCAAAGAGCGATCGCCTCGCGATCGTGCCGGCCAAGGAAGGTGGCGACGCTGCTTCGACCCGCGCGGGTGTGAAGGGCGGCACGGGCGATGCGCAGGTCGCGGGCCTCAAGCAGGAGCTCACCACCTCGCAGGAGGCGGTGGCTTCGCTGAAGCAGCAGGGCGCCGAGCTCAAGTCGCGCGTCGGTGACCTGGAAGCGATCAATACCAAGAACGAGCGCCTGCTGAGCCTGAAGGACACGGAGATCGCCGAGCTCCAGCGCAAGCTGGCCGACGCCCGCAAGAAGGCCGGTCAGCCTGCATCGGCCGCGAGTGCCCCGGCGCCGGCCGCCACGGCGGCCGCTCCGGCGGCTGAAGCACCGGCCGTCGCCGCGACGCCCGCCCAGGCTTCGACGCCGGCCCCGGCTGCTTCGGCCCCGAATGCCGCCACGGCGAACGCACCCGCGAACACGTCGACGCCCGCCCCGGCAGCCACGGTCGCAACGACGCCGCTGGCTGCACCGGCCGCCGCCGCACCGCCCGCCGCCAAGCCGGCGCCGAAGAAGGTGGTGATCGCGCCGCCGGTGGAAGAAGATCCGTGGTTCATGCAGCCGTGGGCCTGGGGTGGCGGCGCCGTCGTCATCCTCCTGCTGCTGGTCGCCGCCGTGTTCGGCCGTCGCAAGAAGGCGATCGCCGCCGGCCCGGTGGCGCCGAGCTCGCTCGCCGACCGTTTCGGCCAGGAGCCGTCGTTCAGCGGCTTCGATCTGGATAACGACGGCCACATGGATGCCGATCAGCGCGAGATCATCGACGCGCTTGCCGAGCACCCGGACGACATCGGCCTGCACCTGGAGCTGGTCAGCCTGTATTACGGCCGTCGCGACGTCGATCATTTCGAAGCAGCGGCGGAAGCCATGTACGCACACGTCACTGACCCGGAGCAGGCGGAGTGGCGCGAGGTGGTGATGATGGGCGAAGAGATCGCGCCGTCGCACCCGCTCTTTGGCGGCCAGCCGGTCGAGACGGTCGAAGATCCGTACGAGGGCGACACCTACGCGCCGTCGCATAACACCCTCGGTGGCGACGCCGCGCTGGAAGCGTTCGACCTGGGCAGCTACGTCACCAGCCCGGACGAAGACGCCCAGCCGGCCCAGCCCGCGCCGCAGAAGCGTAGCGAGTACCACTTCAATTTCGACCTGACCCCGGTGCAGCGCGCCGAGGCCGATAGCCGCCCGCACGCGCCGGATGTGTTCGACGTGGATGCGCCGGAATCGCCGTACACCGAGGCGCACGATGCCGCCCCGGCGTTTGGCGACATCCTTAAGGAAGAGAAGGCCCCCGCGGAAGAGCGTTCGACCTGGTCGTTCGATGAAGAAGACACCGTCGTCGAACCGGTCGCCCCGGCGACCCCGGCGGAGCCGCCGCGCTTCGACGAGCCGACCTTCACGGATGAAGAGCCGACCGATGCCGTTGGCTCGGAAAGCTTCAGCGATGACCCGGTCGATACGAAGCTCGACCTGGCCCGCGCCTACCTCGACATGGGCGACGCCGAAGGCGCCCGCCTCATGCTCGACGAAGTGATCAGCGAAGGTACCCAGATGCAGAAGGACACGGCCCGCCGCATCCTCGACGGCATCGCCTGA
- the truA gene encoding tRNA pseudouridine(38-40) synthase TruA, translating into MRIALGVEYDGTDFFGWQRLSHAKTVQGALEEALSFVAHEPIETTAAGRTDAGVHGRCQVVHFDTEVVRDMRGWVLGACSNLPRSMAVTWAQPVADDFHARFSARARRYRYRLLPRFVRPALDARFVAWEKKALDAARMHEAAQAIVGEHDFSAFRAISCQAAHARRNVRNIRVFQDDIHIVVEIEANAFLHHMVRNIVGSLIPIGRGEQSVEWMAELLEGRNRDVAGATAPAEGLTFLGPRYEAHWGLPDEVTL; encoded by the coding sequence ATGCGCATCGCCCTAGGCGTCGAATACGACGGCACCGACTTCTTTGGCTGGCAGCGGCTGAGCCATGCGAAGACCGTGCAGGGCGCCCTGGAGGAAGCCCTTTCCTTCGTCGCCCACGAGCCCATCGAAACCACTGCCGCCGGCCGCACCGATGCGGGCGTGCATGGCCGTTGCCAGGTGGTCCATTTCGATACCGAGGTGGTGCGTGACATGCGCGGCTGGGTGCTTGGCGCCTGCTCCAACCTGCCGCGCAGCATGGCGGTGACCTGGGCCCAGCCGGTCGCCGACGATTTTCACGCGCGCTTTTCCGCCCGCGCCCGCCGTTACCGCTACCGCTTGCTGCCGCGCTTCGTGCGCCCGGCGCTGGATGCGCGCTTTGTCGCATGGGAAAAGAAAGCGCTCGATGCCGCGCGCATGCACGAGGCCGCACAGGCGATCGTTGGCGAACATGATTTTTCCGCGTTCCGCGCCATCTCCTGCCAGGCTGCGCATGCGCGCCGGAACGTGCGCAACATCCGCGTGTTCCAGGACGATATCCACATCGTGGTCGAGATCGAGGCCAATGCGTTCCTGCACCACATGGTCCGCAATATCGTGGGTTCGCTGATCCCGATCGGCCGTGGCGAGCAGTCCGTCGAATGGATGGCTGAACTGCTGGAAGGCCGGAATCGCGATGTCGCTGGAGCCACCGCGCCCGCGGAAGGCCTGACTTTCCTGGGCCCGCGTTACGAGGCCCACTGGGGCCTGCCCGATGAGGTGACCCTGTGA